From the genome of Ziziphus jujuba cultivar Dongzao chromosome 6, ASM3175591v1, one region includes:
- the LOC107409286 gene encoding uncharacterized protein LOC107409286 isoform X1 — protein MGRRDKSTRKKTTEKRNTPAVVIFSLSIYSSLGPSNQSYLTSKLKPSIPNEVTCIYKAELSTSRQLLIMLTWQKSLNINISEKPSSQSKLISRFKSLEKKKGNKAFQFCNFKIEVFWDISTAMYDKGPEPINGFYFVVFVDSELGLLLGDKDDDEIFEMKKMKTGIQKAKFLLVSRSEQYSGNAVYSTKAKFCDTGTEHEIVIKCGREYEGYKSSVFCVFIDQKVIFQVERLRWNFRGNHAIFLDGLLVDMMWDVHDWFFNPTIGGYAIFMFRTRSGLHSRLWLEEKILERKGHERAEFSLLICACSQFD, from the exons ATGGGGCG AAGAGACAAATCCACACGCAAGAAAACCACAGAAAAGAGAAATACGCCTGCCGTTGTAATCTTCAGCCTCTCCATTTACTCTAGTTTAG GGCCCTCAAACCAATCCTATCTCACTTCAAAACTGAAACCTTCAATCCCAAATGAAGTCACATGCATTTACAAAGCCGAGCTCTCCACTTCAAGGCAGCTCCTGATCATGCTGACATGGCAAAAAAGCCTCAACATCAATATCAGTGAGAAACCCTCCTCTCAATCCAAGCTAATTTCCAGATTTAAGTcactggaaaagaaaaaaggcaacaAAGCATTCCAGTTTTGCAATTTCAAGATTGAAGTTTTCTGGGATATTTCTACTGCTATGTATGATAAAGGACCAGAGCCAATCAATGGGTTTTATTTCGTCGTATTTGTTGACTCAGAACTTGGTCTGCTTTTAGGTGACAAGGATGAtgatgaaatatttgaaatgaagaaaatgaaaacaggAATTCAAAAGGCAAAATTTTTACTTGTTTCTCGAAGTGAGCAGTATTCAGGTAATGCTGTTTATTCAACCAAGGCAAAATTCTGTGATACAGGAACAGAACATGAAATTGTGATCAAGTGTGGGAGAGAATATGAAGGATATAAGAGCTctgtattttgtgttttcatTGATCAGAAGGTAATATTTCAAGTTGAGAGATTAAGATGGAATTTCAGAGGTAACCACGCAATATTTTTAGATGGTTTATTGGTGGATATGATGTGGGATGTCCATGACTGGTTTTTCAATCCAACTATTGGTGGGTATGCTATTTTCATGTTTAGGACAAGAAGCGGGTTGCATAGCAGGTTATGGTTGGAAGAGAAGATTCTCGAGAGGAAAGGGCATGAGAGGGCTGAGTTTTCCTTGCTGATCTGTGCCT GTTCCCAATTTGATTGA
- the LOC107434884 gene encoding calcium-dependent protein kinase 26 encodes MDTENSEIISQLSTQSCNCYKVANLDETILDATQISNLKDQYILGEQLGWGQFGIIRACSDKFTGEVLACKSIAKDRLVTLDDVRSVKLEIEIMTRLSGHPNVVNLKAVYEEENYVHLLMELCAGGELFHRLQKQGRFSEYDARIIFRHLMQVVKFCHENGVVHRDLKPENILLATTSSSSPIKLADFGLATYCRPGQKLHGTVGSPFYIAPEVLMGGYNQVADVWSAGVILYILLSGMPPFWGKTKSRIFDAVRAADLRFPSDPWDHISASAKNLIAGMLCVDPSKRLTAAQVLAHSWMEDCAQVTQETYKQDSQVCSELEAGGVSFSTPFISRTQDYSFSSRPSTMDDGQLWQLPVLTCKSSLLSFQVDDDTPCSAFGGFSFSSCRESSALEFSSLVPSMPSFTFSNPASATGPGSILGSKAEIPSLDVTYADAIMGKLLVLPDSFSVKHGAGGMERKEIRKGGTSGLKVVGIHSKRNHTIGLGELNQLDIIVTESVIRWASCTDIPTAPSLRLSLVC; translated from the exons ATGGACACAGAAAACAGTGAAATTATTAGCCAGCTTTCAACCCAGTCCTGTAATTGTTACAAAGTGGCAAACCTTGATGAAACAATTTTGGATGCAACCCAAATCTCAAATTTGAAAGATCAGTACATTCTTGGTGAGCAATTGGGATGGGGGCAGTTTGGTATCATTAGGGCGTGCTCAGATAAGTTTACGGGCGAGGTTTTGGCTTGCAAATCAATTGCCAAAGATAGATTGGTCACTCTCGATGATGTGCGTAGTGTCAAGCTTGAGATTGAAATAATGACTAGGTTATCTGGACATCCCAATGTTGTGAATCTGAAGGCAGTTTACGAGGAGGAGAATTATGTACATTTATTGATGGAATTATGTGCTGGAGGGGAGCTTTTTCACCGGCTTCAGAAGCAGGGGAGGTTCTCTGAGTATGATGCTCGGATTATTTTTAGGCATTTGATGCAAGTGGTTAAGTTTTGTCATGAGAATGGAGTTGTTCATAGAGATTTGAAGCCAGAAAACATTCTATTGGCCACAACATCCTCTTCCTCACCAATAAAGTTGGCAGACTTTGGTCTTGCTACCTACTGTAGACCTG GGCAGAAATTGCATGGCACTGTGGGAAGTCCTTTTTATATAGCACCAGAGGTACTTATGGGCGGTTATAACCAGGTTGCTGATGTGTGGAGTGCTGGAGTTATTCTTTACATACTTCTTAGTGGCATGCCCCCATTTTGGGGGAAGACTAAGTCGAGAATTTTTGATGCAGTTAGAGCTGCAGACCTACGGTTTCCTTCTGATCCTTGGGATCACATATCTGCATCTGCCAAGAACTTGATTGCTGGAATGCTTTGTGTTGATCCCTCCAAGCGGCTAACTGCTGCGCAGGTTTTAG CTCATTCATGGATGGAGGACTGCGCTCAAGTAACTCAAGAAACATACAAGCAGGATAGCCAAGTTTGCAGTGAACTAGAAGCAGGTGGAGTTTCTTTTTCTACTCCATTCATTTCCAGGACTCAGGACTATAGCTTCAGCAGTCGACCATCCACGATGGATGATGGGCAACTGTGGCAATTGCCTGTATTAACATGCAAATCATCTTTATTGTCTTTCCAAGTTGATGATGACACTCCTTGCTCTGCATTTGGAGGGTTTTCTTTTAGCAGCTGCCGTGAATCAAGTGCACTGGAGTTTTCTTCCTTAGTTCCATCAATGCCAAGCTTTACCTTTTCCAATCCGGCATCTGCAACGGGGCCAGGAAGTATTTTGGGATCTAAGGCTGAAATACCATCGTTGGATGTAACTTATGCAG ATGCCATTATGGGAAAGTTACTTGTGTTGCCTGATTCATTCTCTGTTAAGCATGGTGCTGGAGGCATGGAGCGGAAAGAAATACGTAAAGGAGGGACCAGTGGGCTTAAGGTTGTTGGCATCCACAGCAAAAGGAATCACACAATTGGACTTGGTGAGCTTAATCAGCTTGATATAATTGTGACTGAATCAGTTATCCGCTGGGCATCATGTACAGATATTCCTACAGCTCCATCACTTAGATTATCACTTGTTTGCTAG
- the LOC107409286 gene encoding uncharacterized protein LOC107409286 isoform X6, with the protein MGRRDKSTRKKTTEKRNTPAVVIFSLSIYSSLGPSNQSYLTSKLKPSIPNEVTCIYKAELSTSRQLLIMLTWQKSLNINISEKPSSQSKLISRFKSLEKKKGNKAFQFCNFKIEVFWDISTAMYDKGPEPINGFYFVVFVDSELGLLLGDKDDDEIFEMKKMKTGIQKAKFLLVSRSEQYSGNAVYSTKAKFCDTGTEHEIVIKCGREYEGYKSSVFCVFIDQKDKKRVA; encoded by the exons ATGGGGCG AAGAGACAAATCCACACGCAAGAAAACCACAGAAAAGAGAAATACGCCTGCCGTTGTAATCTTCAGCCTCTCCATTTACTCTAGTTTAG GGCCCTCAAACCAATCCTATCTCACTTCAAAACTGAAACCTTCAATCCCAAATGAAGTCACATGCATTTACAAAGCCGAGCTCTCCACTTCAAGGCAGCTCCTGATCATGCTGACATGGCAAAAAAGCCTCAACATCAATATCAGTGAGAAACCCTCCTCTCAATCCAAGCTAATTTCCAGATTTAAGTcactggaaaagaaaaaaggcaacaAAGCATTCCAGTTTTGCAATTTCAAGATTGAAGTTTTCTGGGATATTTCTACTGCTATGTATGATAAAGGACCAGAGCCAATCAATGGGTTTTATTTCGTCGTATTTGTTGACTCAGAACTTGGTCTGCTTTTAGGTGACAAGGATGAtgatgaaatatttgaaatgaagaaaatgaaaacaggAATTCAAAAGGCAAAATTTTTACTTGTTTCTCGAAGTGAGCAGTATTCAGGTAATGCTGTTTATTCAACCAAGGCAAAATTCTGTGATACAGGAACAGAACATGAAATTGTGATCAAGTGTGGGAGAGAATATGAAGGATATAAGAGCTctgtattttgtgttttcatTGATCAGAAG GACAAGAAGCGGGTTGCATAG
- the LOC132804348 gene encoding uncharacterized protein LOC132804348, with amino-acid sequence MHYHDKKGWINKTARQRYEDMHQRRSQLREEGFESVDENVIADEVLGTRVGYIPGMGYDSKLASYSHKRQPSPGTTALHERLSSLKDEYDSNRQQSEERMTILKEEYDSYRQQNEKR; translated from the exons ATGCATTATCATGATAAAAAAGGTTGGATCAATAAGACAGCTCGACAAAGATAT gaGGACATGCATCAAAGACGTTCACAACTACGTGAGGAAGGATTCGAATCGGTGGATGAGAATGTGATTGCTGATGAAGTATTGGGAACTAGAGTAGGATATATACCCGGCATGGGATATGATTCGAAACTAGCCTCATATTCTCATAAAAGACAACCGTCACCAGGTACAACTGCTTTGCATGAGCGATTGTCAAGTTTGAAAGACGAATATGACTCAAACAGGCAACAAAGTGAAGAACGGATGACAATTTTAAAAGAAGAATATGACTCATACAGGCAACAAAATGAAAAACGATGA
- the LOC107409286 gene encoding uncharacterized protein LOC107409286 isoform X4 produces MGRRDKSTRKKTTEKRNTPAVVIFSLSIYSSLGPSNQSYLTSKLKPSIPNEVTCIYKAELSTSRQLLIMLTWQKSLNINISEKPSSQSKLISRFKSLEKKKGNKAFQFCNFKIEVFWDISTAMYDKGPEPINGFYFVVFVDSELGLLLGDKDDDEIFEMKKMKTGIQKAKFLLVSRSEQYSGNAVYSTKAKFCDTGTEHEIVIKCGREYEGYKSSVFCVFIDQKVIFQVERLRWNFRGQEAGCIAGYGWKRRFSRGKGMRGLSFPC; encoded by the exons ATGGGGCG AAGAGACAAATCCACACGCAAGAAAACCACAGAAAAGAGAAATACGCCTGCCGTTGTAATCTTCAGCCTCTCCATTTACTCTAGTTTAG GGCCCTCAAACCAATCCTATCTCACTTCAAAACTGAAACCTTCAATCCCAAATGAAGTCACATGCATTTACAAAGCCGAGCTCTCCACTTCAAGGCAGCTCCTGATCATGCTGACATGGCAAAAAAGCCTCAACATCAATATCAGTGAGAAACCCTCCTCTCAATCCAAGCTAATTTCCAGATTTAAGTcactggaaaagaaaaaaggcaacaAAGCATTCCAGTTTTGCAATTTCAAGATTGAAGTTTTCTGGGATATTTCTACTGCTATGTATGATAAAGGACCAGAGCCAATCAATGGGTTTTATTTCGTCGTATTTGTTGACTCAGAACTTGGTCTGCTTTTAGGTGACAAGGATGAtgatgaaatatttgaaatgaagaaaatgaaaacaggAATTCAAAAGGCAAAATTTTTACTTGTTTCTCGAAGTGAGCAGTATTCAGGTAATGCTGTTTATTCAACCAAGGCAAAATTCTGTGATACAGGAACAGAACATGAAATTGTGATCAAGTGTGGGAGAGAATATGAAGGATATAAGAGCTctgtattttgtgttttcatTGATCAGAAGGTAATATTTCAAGTTGAGAGATTAAGATGGAATTTCAGAG GACAAGAAGCGGGTTGCATAGCAGGTTATGGTTGGAAGAGAAGATTCTCGAGAGGAAAGGGCATGAGAGGGCTGAGTTTTCCTTGCTGA
- the LOC107409286 gene encoding uncharacterized protein LOC107409286 isoform X2: MGRRDKSTRKKTTEKRNTPAVVIFSLSIYSSLGPSNQSYLTSKLKPSIPNEVTCIYKAELSTSRQLLIMLTWQKSLNINISEKPSSQSKLISRFKSLEKKKGNKAFQFCNFKIEVFWDISTAMYDKGPEPINGFYFVVFVDSELGLLLGDKDDDEIFEMKKMKTGIQKAKFLLVSRSEQYSGNAVYSTKAKFCDTGTEHEIVIKCGREYEGYKSSVFCVFIDQKVIFQVERLRWNFRGNHAIFLDGLLVDMMWDVHDWFFNPTIGGYAIFMFRTRSGLHSRLWLEEKILERKGHERAEFSLLICACKSPD; this comes from the exons ATGGGGCG AAGAGACAAATCCACACGCAAGAAAACCACAGAAAAGAGAAATACGCCTGCCGTTGTAATCTTCAGCCTCTCCATTTACTCTAGTTTAG GGCCCTCAAACCAATCCTATCTCACTTCAAAACTGAAACCTTCAATCCCAAATGAAGTCACATGCATTTACAAAGCCGAGCTCTCCACTTCAAGGCAGCTCCTGATCATGCTGACATGGCAAAAAAGCCTCAACATCAATATCAGTGAGAAACCCTCCTCTCAATCCAAGCTAATTTCCAGATTTAAGTcactggaaaagaaaaaaggcaacaAAGCATTCCAGTTTTGCAATTTCAAGATTGAAGTTTTCTGGGATATTTCTACTGCTATGTATGATAAAGGACCAGAGCCAATCAATGGGTTTTATTTCGTCGTATTTGTTGACTCAGAACTTGGTCTGCTTTTAGGTGACAAGGATGAtgatgaaatatttgaaatgaagaaaatgaaaacaggAATTCAAAAGGCAAAATTTTTACTTGTTTCTCGAAGTGAGCAGTATTCAGGTAATGCTGTTTATTCAACCAAGGCAAAATTCTGTGATACAGGAACAGAACATGAAATTGTGATCAAGTGTGGGAGAGAATATGAAGGATATAAGAGCTctgtattttgtgttttcatTGATCAGAAGGTAATATTTCAAGTTGAGAGATTAAGATGGAATTTCAGAGGTAACCACGCAATATTTTTAGATGGTTTATTGGTGGATATGATGTGGGATGTCCATGACTGGTTTTTCAATCCAACTATTGGTGGGTATGCTATTTTCATGTTTAGGACAAGAAGCGGGTTGCATAGCAGGTTATGGTTGGAAGAGAAGATTCTCGAGAGGAAAGGGCATGAGAGGGCTGAGTTTTCCTTGCTGATCTGTGCCTGTAAGAGTCCTGACTGA
- the LOC107409286 gene encoding uncharacterized protein LOC107409286 isoform X5: MGRRDKSTRKKTTEKRNTPAVVIFSLSIYSSLGPSNQSYLTSKLKPSIPNEVTCIYKAELSTSRQLLIMLTWQKSLNINISDKDDDEIFEMKKMKTGIQKAKFLLVSRSEQYSGNAVYSTKAKFCDTGTEHEIVIKCGREYEGYKSSVFCVFIDQKVIFQVERLRWNFRGNHAIFLDGLLVDMMWDVHDWFFNPTIGGYAIFMFRTRSGLHSRLWLEEKILERKGHERAEFSLLICACKSPD; this comes from the exons ATGGGGCG AAGAGACAAATCCACACGCAAGAAAACCACAGAAAAGAGAAATACGCCTGCCGTTGTAATCTTCAGCCTCTCCATTTACTCTAGTTTAG GGCCCTCAAACCAATCCTATCTCACTTCAAAACTGAAACCTTCAATCCCAAATGAAGTCACATGCATTTACAAAGCCGAGCTCTCCACTTCAAGGCAGCTCCTGATCATGCTGACATGGCAAAAAAGCCTCAACATCAATATCA GTGACAAGGATGAtgatgaaatatttgaaatgaagaaaatgaaaacaggAATTCAAAAGGCAAAATTTTTACTTGTTTCTCGAAGTGAGCAGTATTCAGGTAATGCTGTTTATTCAACCAAGGCAAAATTCTGTGATACAGGAACAGAACATGAAATTGTGATCAAGTGTGGGAGAGAATATGAAGGATATAAGAGCTctgtattttgtgttttcatTGATCAGAAGGTAATATTTCAAGTTGAGAGATTAAGATGGAATTTCAGAGGTAACCACGCAATATTTTTAGATGGTTTATTGGTGGATATGATGTGGGATGTCCATGACTGGTTTTTCAATCCAACTATTGGTGGGTATGCTATTTTCATGTTTAGGACAAGAAGCGGGTTGCATAGCAGGTTATGGTTGGAAGAGAAGATTCTCGAGAGGAAAGGGCATGAGAGGGCTGAGTTTTCCTTGCTGATCTGTGCCTGTAAGAGTCCTGACTGA
- the LOC107409286 gene encoding uncharacterized protein LOC107409286 isoform X3: MRSIATCYSEHAIEISDSYCSGPSNQSYLTSKLKPSIPNEVTCIYKAELSTSRQLLIMLTWQKSLNINISEKPSSQSKLISRFKSLEKKKGNKAFQFCNFKIEVFWDISTAMYDKGPEPINGFYFVVFVDSELGLLLGDKDDDEIFEMKKMKTGIQKAKFLLVSRSEQYSGNAVYSTKAKFCDTGTEHEIVIKCGREYEGYKSSVFCVFIDQKVIFQVERLRWNFRGNHAIFLDGLLVDMMWDVHDWFFNPTIGGYAIFMFRTRSGLHSRLWLEEKILERKGHERAEFSLLICACKSPD, translated from the coding sequence ATGAGGAGCATAGCAACTTGTTACAGTGAACATGCGATTGAGATATCAGATTCTTATTGTTCAGGGCCCTCAAACCAATCCTATCTCACTTCAAAACTGAAACCTTCAATCCCAAATGAAGTCACATGCATTTACAAAGCCGAGCTCTCCACTTCAAGGCAGCTCCTGATCATGCTGACATGGCAAAAAAGCCTCAACATCAATATCAGTGAGAAACCCTCCTCTCAATCCAAGCTAATTTCCAGATTTAAGTcactggaaaagaaaaaaggcaacaAAGCATTCCAGTTTTGCAATTTCAAGATTGAAGTTTTCTGGGATATTTCTACTGCTATGTATGATAAAGGACCAGAGCCAATCAATGGGTTTTATTTCGTCGTATTTGTTGACTCAGAACTTGGTCTGCTTTTAGGTGACAAGGATGAtgatgaaatatttgaaatgaagaaaatgaaaacaggAATTCAAAAGGCAAAATTTTTACTTGTTTCTCGAAGTGAGCAGTATTCAGGTAATGCTGTTTATTCAACCAAGGCAAAATTCTGTGATACAGGAACAGAACATGAAATTGTGATCAAGTGTGGGAGAGAATATGAAGGATATAAGAGCTctgtattttgtgttttcatTGATCAGAAGGTAATATTTCAAGTTGAGAGATTAAGATGGAATTTCAGAGGTAACCACGCAATATTTTTAGATGGTTTATTGGTGGATATGATGTGGGATGTCCATGACTGGTTTTTCAATCCAACTATTGGTGGGTATGCTATTTTCATGTTTAGGACAAGAAGCGGGTTGCATAGCAGGTTATGGTTGGAAGAGAAGATTCTCGAGAGGAAAGGGCATGAGAGGGCTGAGTTTTCCTTGCTGATCTGTGCCTGTAAGAGTCCTGACTGA
- the LOC107434882 gene encoding probable ribosome biogenesis protein RLP24 yields the protein MRLEKCWFCSSTVYPGHGVQFVRNDAKIFRFCRSKCHKNFKMKRNPRKVKWTKAYRRLHGKDMTQDSTFEFERKRNRPERYDRNLTENTLKAIKKIDKVRATREAKYIERRMTGKKAKELREAQKELEQNISLVKAPALLKEDPSLTLPIKVKVSQKQPEVQLMEE from the exons ATGAGGTTAGAGAAGTGTTGGTTCTGTTCATCTACTGTATATCCAGGGCATGGTGTTCAGTTTGTCCGCAATGATGCCAAG ATTTTTCGGTTTTGCAGATCTAAATGCCACAAGAACTTcaagatgaagaggaatccTCGTAAAGTAAAATGGACTAAAGCATACAGGCGGTTGCACGGAAAGGATATGACTCAG GATTCAACCTTTGAATTTGAAAGGAAGCGTAATAGGCCGGAGAGATATGATAGGAATCTTACGGAGAACACTCTGAAGGCTATTAAGAAGATTGATAAAGTCAGAGCCACTAGGGAGGCCAAATACATTGAGCGCAG GATGACGGGGAAGAAAGCCAAGGAACTCCGAGAGGCACAGAAGGAATTGGAACAGAATATCAGCCTGGTTAAAGCCCCAGCTCTTCTCAAAGAAGACCCATCTCTCACTCTTCCAATCAAAGTCAAGGTCTCACAGAAGCAGCCAGAGGTTCAACTTATGGAAGAATGA